From the Priestia koreensis genome, one window contains:
- a CDS encoding SDR family NAD(P)-dependent oxidoreductase has protein sequence MELGLQGKSVLITGGSKGIGKSITESFLAEGANVGIAARGQESLDEMKQQYPNIKAYQVDVSKKAEREQLIQQFVQDFGRIDVLVNNAGGSNGSTAMETDLDTFVEAMELNYVSGVHLSQLVVNEMKAAGSGSIINITSIFGRESGGKVTYNNAKAAMISFTKSLADEVIKDGIRVNGVAPGSILHPTGNWIKRVEENPEKMKKFVAEQIPAGRFGKPEEVANVVTFLASDKASWVVGATLNVDGGQSRMNF, from the coding sequence ATGGAATTAGGACTTCAAGGTAAAAGCGTATTAATTACAGGTGGATCAAAAGGAATTGGAAAATCGATTACAGAGAGCTTTTTAGCAGAAGGCGCGAACGTAGGAATTGCCGCACGCGGACAAGAATCACTTGATGAGATGAAGCAGCAGTACCCAAACATAAAAGCGTATCAAGTCGACGTTTCCAAAAAAGCAGAGCGTGAACAGCTTATTCAGCAATTTGTGCAAGATTTCGGACGCATTGATGTACTTGTAAACAACGCAGGTGGAAGTAATGGTAGTACGGCAATGGAAACGGATCTTGATACATTTGTAGAAGCGATGGAGCTGAACTACGTATCAGGCGTTCACCTCAGTCAGCTAGTGGTGAACGAAATGAAAGCTGCAGGAAGCGGAAGCATTATTAATATCACCTCTATTTTTGGTCGTGAGAGCGGCGGGAAAGTGACGTATAACAACGCAAAAGCGGCGATGATTAGCTTCACAAAATCGTTAGCTGATGAAGTGATTAAAGATGGAATTCGTGTCAACGGCGTCGCACCAGGAAGCATTCTTCATCCAACAGGCAACTGGATTAAGCGTGTAGAGGAGAATCCAGAAAAAATGAAGAAATTTGTGGCGGAGCAAATCCCTGCTGGACGTTTTGGCAAGCCAGAAGAAGTAGCAAACGTTGTGACGTTTTTAGCTTCTGACAAGGCGTCTTGGGTAGTAGGCGCTACATTGAACGTTGACGGTGGCCAATCACGCATGAATTTTTAA